A region of Deinococcus multiflagellatus DNA encodes the following proteins:
- a CDS encoding GspE/PulE/PilB domain-containing protein codes for MMPLSAAEAEQLELLSSLGTLTPQQLEAVTRECHRGSTLTTALTLLTDERQVWAALAEDAGKPFYDSHLALQVFCTDMFDFRVALEHQILPHRPQGDLMEVITYNTGRLDGPAAAIDHQHLVHSVVSPTVWRYLYDLAYPTCLTGTLDALQARALITCTPLGTPTTCTPEQDAEILAMTHGLHAIDVRRQPVDENVRDLISPAVKALCRAYPHRLEGAALVVMMVDPHDELALHRLRQQTQRPIVPNVTTQSVIDALIEEDWSSGRWPEL; via the coding sequence ATGATGCCCCTTTCTGCCGCAGAAGCAGAGCAACTGGAGCTGCTGTCCAGTCTGGGGACCTTAACGCCGCAGCAACTTGAAGCTGTCACACGGGAATGCCACCGCGGCTCTACCCTGACCACTGCGCTGACCCTGCTCACCGATGAACGCCAGGTCTGGGCCGCATTGGCAGAAGACGCCGGCAAACCGTTCTACGACTCGCATCTTGCACTCCAGGTGTTTTGTACCGACATGTTCGACTTCCGTGTGGCCCTGGAACACCAGATTTTGCCGCACCGGCCTCAAGGAGACCTGATGGAGGTCATCACCTACAACACCGGTCGACTGGATGGCCCGGCGGCCGCCATTGACCATCAACACCTGGTCCATTCCGTGGTCTCCCCTACGGTATGGCGCTACCTGTACGACCTTGCCTATCCGACCTGCCTCACAGGGACATTGGACGCCTTACAGGCGCGGGCACTCATTACCTGCACGCCACTTGGCACGCCCACCACCTGCACCCCAGAGCAGGACGCCGAGATTCTTGCTATGACCCATGGCCTTCATGCCATTGACGTGCGCCGGCAACCCGTTGATGAGAATGTACGTGACTTGATCAGTCCCGCAGTCAAAGCCCTCTGCCGGGCCTATCCCCACCGTCTGGAAGGTGCAGCTCTGGTCGTCATGATGGTCGATCCCCACGACGAGCTGGCACTTCACAGACTGCGCCAGCAAACGCAGCGGCCCATCGTCCCCAACGTCACCACGCAGAGTGTCATTGACGCCCTGATCGAAGAGGACTGGTCCAGCGGGCGCTGGCCAGAGCTATGA
- a CDS encoding bifunctional DNA primase/polymerase, protein MSRAIAELLRAADDHLVLGRSLLPVGHDKRPHGQALLSTGHQAPRKEGGFKGSWLPLQTTPASRDQILTWLQPGWRGLGLVTGQVSGMVVIDVDKGEGVDRFGQWGLHERAHVRTPSGGLHWYLKHPGWPVKTVQSQTNHRLESIRGIDVRGDGGYVVIPPTCFGKAGYQALRDHHDLDDAAWLPQDVQDLLGLRCPPMPQPTAPLSPQRSNSHPQWKAKDGTTLERELLFLALELAHSEGRRNETGFWLACQLRDNRFSQIDAELVMRDYAQQVPGTNSKGEAEAYTFEEAQHSLEQAYSRAARAPWRAPAATLLGRLEEAWPSLGPLARLEAARCVVGARGPVRAEGVSLLRKLGFDGLEDVMMQLEAEVRSGVAVPGSTALHKLLRAQV, encoded by the coding sequence ATGAGCCGGGCAATTGCCGAACTCCTGCGTGCCGCTGATGACCACCTGGTCTTGGGCCGCAGCCTGTTGCCTGTTGGCCACGACAAACGACCACATGGTCAGGCCCTGCTGAGTACTGGACACCAGGCGCCGCGAAAAGAGGGGGGCTTTAAAGGCAGCTGGCTCCCGCTGCAAACCACTCCAGCCAGCCGTGATCAGATCCTAACTTGGCTGCAGCCAGGCTGGCGGGGCCTGGGCCTGGTCACTGGCCAGGTCAGTGGCATGGTGGTCATTGATGTCGACAAAGGCGAGGGCGTTGACCGGTTCGGTCAATGGGGCCTGCACGAGCGTGCCCATGTCCGCACCCCGTCAGGGGGACTTCACTGGTATCTCAAACATCCGGGTTGGCCTGTCAAGACGGTACAGAGCCAAACCAACCACCGGCTGGAAAGCATTCGTGGCATTGACGTGCGGGGAGATGGAGGGTACGTCGTGATTCCCCCCACCTGCTTTGGCAAGGCTGGCTATCAGGCGCTGCGGGATCATCACGATTTGGATGACGCGGCGTGGTTGCCCCAGGACGTTCAGGATCTTCTGGGGCTCCGGTGCCCGCCAATGCCTCAACCAACCGCACCCCTATCCCCTCAGCGGAGCAATTCTCACCCGCAGTGGAAGGCCAAGGACGGAACAACGCTTGAGCGCGAACTCCTATTCCTGGCACTCGAACTTGCGCATAGCGAAGGACGCCGGAATGAAACAGGTTTTTGGCTGGCTTGTCAGCTGCGTGATAACCGCTTCAGCCAGATTGATGCCGAACTCGTCATGAGAGACTATGCACAGCAGGTTCCGGGGACCAACAGCAAGGGAGAGGCTGAAGCATACACCTTTGAGGAGGCCCAGCACTCTTTGGAACAGGCCTACAGCCGGGCCGCCAGGGCGCCCTGGCGCGCGCCTGCAGCCACGCTGCTGGGCCGCTTGGAAGAGGCGTGGCCTTCTCTGGGACCATTGGCCCGCCTAGAGGCCGCACGCTGCGTCGTTGGAGCCAGAGGTCCAGTACGTGCTGAAGGGGTGTCACTCCTCAGAAAGCTAGGCTTTGACGGCCTGGAAGACGTCATGATGCAGCTTGAGGCCGAGGTGCGATCAGGTGTGGCAGTGCCAGGCAGTACAGCCCTTCATAAATTGCTGCGCGCACAAGTCTAA
- a CDS encoding replication initiator protein A codes for MANLNERDMIKGRDEQNAAVINLIISQEWLPDDVLRHERTSINPAGNPYTVVSVGVPGIGLTRGSDNDILVALINAFIDAGCPEDGVITTTAYGLLKLAGMRTSGQYYQSLSQGLERMLNTTFYITDGWFDSHKKRYTTVSFRLIDNLSRTHEAPSGEQIILDRRSIIKIRLNDEITRSIRAGYIKSFDLDFYGSLKTVGSRNLYRYLDARLDRDGQSRTRLRQWSIDMVLLGHDCGLVGKRTDHLRKSIEAMCAPLLAKSYLKKVEFVGRGAKTRVHFYYGSRESYQKVESDKPPVNPELVKLLEGYGVHPNRAKWFVAVLGEDVRIAVALLEEKLKKGEKFDNTGGYLARLLDQDLIRFEKEKAELQAQKEKERQTRETEKLRKHELYADSFQELAFPALMSSDLELAAEAALSDFNKQLLVRRGYTIAQLDDLRAMVTSGQCSAPSLASAVNQALMRGLEFGELIKLI; via the coding sequence ATGGCCAACCTCAATGAGCGGGACATGATCAAGGGTCGTGACGAGCAGAACGCCGCCGTCATCAACCTGATCATCTCCCAGGAGTGGCTCCCCGATGACGTTTTGAGGCATGAACGCACGTCAATCAATCCAGCAGGTAACCCGTACACGGTGGTGAGTGTCGGTGTACCTGGAATTGGACTGACACGTGGCAGTGACAACGATATTCTCGTGGCCCTTATCAATGCATTTATTGATGCGGGTTGCCCAGAAGATGGCGTCATCACCACGACGGCGTACGGTTTACTGAAGCTGGCCGGTATGAGGACGAGTGGGCAATACTATCAATCCCTTTCTCAGGGGTTGGAGCGGATGTTAAATACAACTTTTTATATCACAGACGGCTGGTTTGATTCTCACAAAAAACGATATACAACGGTTTCATTTCGCCTAATTGATAACCTTTCGCGCACGCATGAGGCGCCTTCGGGCGAACAGATAATTCTTGATCGAAGGTCTATCATTAAGATCAGATTGAACGACGAAATTACCAGAAGTATAAGGGCCGGATACATCAAATCGTTCGATTTGGATTTCTACGGAAGCTTGAAAACAGTAGGCTCACGGAATCTTTACAGATATCTGGATGCCCGTTTGGATAGAGATGGACAATCTCGAACTCGTTTGAGACAGTGGTCAATAGACATGGTGCTGCTGGGGCATGATTGTGGCTTGGTAGGAAAGCGCACGGACCACCTGAGGAAGTCGATTGAAGCGATGTGCGCACCTCTCTTGGCCAAATCCTACTTAAAGAAGGTGGAATTCGTTGGACGAGGCGCCAAGACCCGGGTGCACTTTTATTATGGCAGTCGGGAGTCGTATCAAAAGGTTGAAAGTGACAAGCCTCCCGTCAACCCTGAGCTCGTTAAGCTGCTCGAGGGGTATGGCGTGCATCCAAATCGGGCAAAGTGGTTTGTCGCCGTACTGGGTGAGGATGTCCGTATTGCTGTTGCACTCCTCGAAGAAAAACTGAAGAAAGGAGAGAAATTTGACAACACAGGCGGATATTTAGCTCGTCTTCTTGATCAAGACCTTATTCGATTTGAAAAAGAGAAGGCGGAACTGCAAGCCCAGAAAGAGAAGGAAAGACAGACGCGAGAAACAGAAAAGCTCAGAAAGCATGAGCTCTATGCTGATAGCTTCCAGGAGCTAGCATTTCCTGCTCTAATGTCCAGTGATCTTGAGCTGGCTGCCGAGGCTGCGCTCTCGGATTTCAACAAGCAACTCCTCGTGCGGCGAGGTTATACCATTGCCCAGCTCGATGACCTGCGGGCCATGGTCACAAGTGGGCAGTGTAGTGCGCCTTCGCTTGCTTCTGCAGTGAATCAAGCCTTGATGAGGGGATTGGAATTCGGAGAGCTGATCAAGCTGATTTGA
- a CDS encoding single stranded DNA-binding domain-containing protein encodes MPARFVFLGALCGPVNGPLFTLAGTETINHRGRVREMPFYHTLTAATPELLKGLTTGAPYLAEGEVRPLPGSTGQVALQVEQLTTVAALPTTTDRAGGYVLTRGINQVIASGHLASDIRLQILPGPDQASVVNVSLRIFRETGLLETSSYGRAAQALAGGRKGDPVVLFGRLHSERKTNGAGLSRTYSRLETYRPTVGST; translated from the coding sequence ATGCCGGCCCGATTCGTGTTTCTGGGGGCTCTTTGTGGCCCTGTCAATGGTCCGCTCTTTACCCTTGCTGGTACAGAGACCATCAACCACCGTGGCAGAGTGCGCGAAATGCCCTTTTACCATACGCTCACAGCGGCGACGCCTGAACTATTAAAGGGCTTGACCACAGGCGCGCCCTATTTGGCCGAAGGGGAAGTGCGCCCGTTGCCGGGCAGCACAGGTCAGGTCGCGCTGCAGGTAGAGCAGCTCACAACCGTGGCGGCTCTTCCAACGACCACCGACAGGGCGGGAGGATACGTTCTGACGCGCGGTATCAACCAGGTGATTGCCTCTGGTCATCTGGCGAGCGACATCCGACTTCAAATTCTTCCAGGCCCGGATCAAGCGTCTGTGGTCAATGTCAGCCTGCGGATCTTCAGAGAGACTGGTCTGCTGGAAACCAGCAGTTATGGCCGGGCTGCTCAGGCGCTGGCAGGTGGCCGAAAGGGAGATCCGGTGGTGCTGTTTGGCCGGCTGCACAGTGAACGGAAAACAAATGGGGCTGGCCTATCAAGAACCTATTCGAGACTTGAAACGTACCGTCCCACGGTGGGCTCAACCTGA
- a CDS encoding VirB4 family type IV secretion system protein: MPKRNRRQSLTERLQYWGERSGVVVNRQKQAEICVGFDLPSAAEVTDGAREQLAEAVRMIMIQAVPQRCRGRIIIESAPVSDDEMLRVNREQHMGNDLLSFLASEDARAMEESRVRGELSTWRYYFTLRLDTKRRRSLVPVSFTETELQALVQRGVQMRKTLVNMLNAAGFPAWEVLGQEACSLMYRWFNPGLASGKPPMFKSMFRPPNVPLKQLRGMFQVHSDTLRAQIAHSDIDTSRIDALVVGDRFVQTVNMLSPGDSTYPGMTERMLRRLSGHHVYLVIDLNHLYQPDVRKKLNNAARGAQIAATDGSLGTPDVGNSAVLDNISNVLYQLTQAEEHVFEFGISMVLIARDKAELEHMKEIAQTEMSMMGGTKSVYGTVQNIPQYLDRLAPLNGQDNDFMFKCFSINVAHMVPLVGPWQGSRRPVAVMRSRWGSLTGLNPSDGTLNYGTLLMGSAGSGKTFLTQGWAARTGAQNAEFIIVDQKRDYESFIASLGDEGQFIPFAPGQFVNGQVVRYNAFELPAGVIEPDDEHKLFLLGFVTALLGDKDLNGIEKAVVTAAIEAVYVGAVSYNNRGDPEYTPVTLSKFVRALKNLNAVGTESLRRFDQAQQTIKHLSLALQTYIGDTPMGIFLDGESTVRVNAKYVYFDLSKIRAQKDLTRIALLLVIQQIWARAKADPDQVIVPIIEEIGVLFKIEAARDFVAALYKLGRTYNLWPVGITQEIGDFQLGKGLVNNSSQFIIGQVSAEEAAIIADVLGLNEAAHNLILSLSGEKGRYREFLVIVNKESGMTGDVVRYFPNKVEYWLFTSAPAERAHRDRTVALYGGNTLEAVRALAGAV; encoded by the coding sequence ATGCCTAAGCGAAACCGCAGGCAATCGCTGACCGAACGTCTGCAGTACTGGGGCGAACGCAGCGGCGTCGTCGTGAATCGACAGAAGCAAGCCGAAATCTGCGTTGGCTTCGATCTGCCGTCGGCGGCCGAAGTGACAGACGGTGCACGTGAGCAGCTGGCGGAGGCGGTCCGGATGATCATGATCCAGGCTGTACCTCAGCGCTGCCGGGGCCGAATCATTATTGAATCGGCCCCCGTGAGCGACGATGAAATGTTGCGCGTCAACCGCGAACAGCATATGGGCAATGACCTGCTGAGCTTCCTGGCCAGTGAGGACGCCCGGGCGATGGAGGAAAGTCGCGTGCGGGGAGAACTCAGCACCTGGCGCTATTACTTCACGCTCCGACTCGACACCAAACGGCGCCGCTCTCTCGTGCCTGTCTCGTTCACGGAAACCGAGCTTCAGGCGTTGGTCCAGCGCGGCGTTCAGATGCGCAAAACGCTGGTCAACATGCTGAATGCCGCAGGTTTCCCTGCCTGGGAGGTCTTGGGGCAGGAAGCCTGCAGTCTGATGTACCGGTGGTTCAATCCTGGTCTGGCTTCGGGGAAGCCGCCCATGTTCAAGAGCATGTTCCGTCCGCCCAACGTTCCACTGAAACAGCTCAGGGGCATGTTCCAAGTTCATTCCGATACCCTCCGTGCTCAGATCGCTCATTCCGATATCGATACGAGCCGAATTGACGCGCTGGTGGTTGGAGACCGCTTCGTTCAGACCGTGAATATGCTGTCGCCCGGCGACAGCACCTACCCCGGCATGACGGAGCGGATGCTGCGGCGGTTGAGTGGCCACCACGTCTATCTGGTCATCGACCTGAACCACCTGTACCAGCCCGACGTGCGAAAGAAATTGAACAATGCGGCGCGTGGCGCTCAGATCGCCGCCACAGACGGCTCGCTGGGCACACCCGATGTGGGCAATAGCGCTGTGCTCGACAACATCAGCAACGTTTTGTACCAGCTCACGCAGGCAGAAGAGCACGTCTTTGAGTTCGGCATCAGCATGGTGTTGATCGCGCGTGACAAAGCCGAGCTGGAGCACATGAAAGAAATTGCCCAGACGGAAATGAGCATGATGGGCGGCACCAAATCGGTGTACGGCACTGTGCAAAACATTCCGCAGTACCTGGACCGGCTGGCGCCGCTGAACGGTCAGGACAACGACTTTATGTTCAAGTGCTTCAGCATCAATGTGGCTCATATGGTGCCGCTGGTAGGGCCGTGGCAGGGCAGTCGCCGACCTGTGGCGGTGATGCGCTCCCGGTGGGGCAGCCTAACCGGCCTGAATCCCTCTGATGGCACGTTGAACTACGGCACCCTGCTCATGGGGAGCGCCGGCAGTGGCAAAACGTTTCTCACCCAAGGCTGGGCGGCTCGCACGGGCGCGCAAAATGCTGAATTTATCATTGTCGACCAGAAACGCGATTACGAGTCCTTTATCGCTTCACTGGGTGACGAAGGGCAGTTCATCCCCTTTGCCCCAGGGCAATTTGTCAATGGTCAGGTGGTGCGCTACAACGCGTTCGAGCTGCCAGCGGGTGTGATTGAACCCGACGACGAGCACAAACTGTTTCTTCTGGGATTCGTCACGGCGCTGCTGGGCGACAAAGACCTCAACGGAATTGAGAAGGCTGTGGTCACGGCTGCTATCGAGGCGGTGTATGTGGGGGCTGTGTCCTACAACAACCGGGGCGATCCGGAATACACACCGGTCACCCTGTCGAAGTTCGTCAGGGCGCTAAAAAATCTCAATGCTGTGGGCACCGAGTCGCTGAGACGCTTTGACCAAGCCCAGCAGACAATTAAACATCTGTCTCTGGCCCTGCAGACATACATCGGGGACACACCGATGGGCATCTTCCTGGATGGTGAAAGCACAGTCCGGGTCAACGCCAAGTACGTGTATTTCGACCTTTCGAAGATCCGCGCACAGAAGGACCTCACGCGCATCGCGCTCCTGCTGGTAATTCAGCAGATCTGGGCCCGGGCCAAAGCCGACCCAGACCAGGTCATCGTGCCGATCATTGAAGAAATCGGTGTGCTGTTCAAGATCGAGGCGGCACGCGACTTTGTGGCTGCCCTGTACAAGTTGGGCCGGACCTACAACCTCTGGCCTGTTGGCATCACACAGGAAATTGGTGACTTCCAGCTGGGCAAAGGGCTCGTCAACAATTCGAGTCAGTTCATTATCGGCCAGGTCTCTGCTGAAGAGGCCGCCATCATCGCCGATGTGCTGGGTCTGAATGAGGCGGCCCACAACCTGATTTTGAGCCTGAGCGGTGAAAAAGGGCGGTACCGCGAATTTCTCGTGATCGTGAACAAGGAAAGCGGCATGACGGGCGATGTGGTGCGGTACTTCCCGAACAAGGTGGAGTACTGGCTGTTCACCTCCGCCCCAGCCGAGCGGGCACACCGAGACCGAACCGTTGCGCTGTACGGCGGGAACACGCTCGAAGCCGTGCGTGCCTTGGCCGGAGCAGTCTAA
- a CDS encoding conjugal transfer protein TrbL, with product MLLVLVLGQASATSSGSMNVDLLVPRAEQWIAGTFALIKEFKVFPAMGLVGCTLVLCFFVLGFLKNWPARNMAAIFRSLVLSVLAVTLINDATRNVGALGTMFTLPMITWQKAYTASTTAVKPKLENGVINDTRNLAITMNSFVSNAMMSVNAMGAFDGSQVTGSDPKAAAAAAADQAILSVKNRTAEETKTLQSLSSVYQIGYLIIMVMFMGFAGVIYGSAMFVVLGMAMLPVGLGFWAGGNSSGLQSILKTWLAAILTVTLAPPIMLMVSTSAMKQPTAYIKGQIDPLNAQAKATMQQYATAYSTCAATHKDDWIMANTATEVCNVGSNFGLFASNFGSAAWKIIQGFGFMIVIMIVCLSVGAYLIRALPGMLTSLMAGGASSGGPEMSMARAASGMQQAARTMQAALTGGGAALAGAARGAVDTGVVGARGAVAAGSVGGRAAAATGGALRSAGEAGINAMRDNAAVNATTARRNEQTRVANVAREAAGLSPEQGTNPREVRAQLAAAGGLPSQAAAASKARAASEGAALTAADAGAARSHAAAYNAQEQNKGVTTPGYAPKTMTDQQAHSQLKAAGGLPSQRGAADARYSAGNPMKPTAGEQARADASKQGYGQPYRDAKMQGGDAGSLRKENDARAAAQKARLAGGGEINGRGDASSRSPSSGATPSSAGRDAEKKVG from the coding sequence GTGCTGCTGGTCCTGGTTCTGGGACAAGCCTCGGCGACCAGCAGCGGCTCCATGAATGTTGATCTCCTGGTGCCGCGCGCGGAACAGTGGATTGCCGGCACTTTCGCTCTGATCAAAGAGTTCAAGGTGTTTCCAGCCATGGGGCTGGTTGGCTGCACCCTGGTTCTGTGCTTCTTCGTCTTGGGCTTCCTGAAAAACTGGCCTGCCAGAAACATGGCAGCCATCTTCCGATCGCTGGTCCTGTCCGTCTTGGCTGTGACGCTGATCAATGACGCCACACGGAACGTGGGGGCACTCGGGACGATGTTCACCCTGCCCATGATCACCTGGCAAAAGGCATATACCGCCAGCACCACAGCTGTGAAGCCCAAGCTCGAAAATGGGGTGATCAACGACACTCGAAACCTGGCCATCACGATGAACTCGTTTGTCAGCAACGCCATGATGAGTGTCAATGCGATGGGTGCCTTCGACGGTTCCCAGGTGACAGGCAGTGACCCAAAAGCGGCGGCAGCGGCAGCGGCCGATCAGGCCATTCTGAGCGTTAAGAACCGCACGGCCGAGGAGACGAAGACACTGCAAAGCCTCAGCAGCGTCTACCAAATCGGCTACCTCATTATCATGGTCATGTTCATGGGCTTTGCAGGCGTGATCTACGGCAGCGCCATGTTCGTTGTGCTGGGCATGGCCATGCTCCCCGTGGGTCTTGGTTTCTGGGCCGGGGGCAACAGCAGCGGCCTGCAGAGCATTTTGAAAACTTGGCTGGCGGCTATTCTCACTGTGACGTTGGCGCCGCCAATCATGCTGATGGTTTCGACGTCAGCTATGAAGCAGCCGACCGCTTATATCAAAGGGCAAATCGACCCCTTGAACGCCCAGGCGAAGGCCACCATGCAGCAGTACGCCACGGCCTATTCCACTTGTGCGGCCACGCATAAAGACGACTGGATCATGGCCAATACGGCGACTGAAGTGTGCAATGTCGGAAGCAACTTCGGCCTGTTCGCTTCAAATTTCGGCAGCGCAGCCTGGAAGATCATCCAGGGCTTCGGATTCATGATCGTCATCATGATTGTCTGTCTATCGGTGGGTGCTTACCTGATTCGGGCCTTGCCGGGGATGCTGACCTCACTGATGGCGGGCGGAGCCAGCAGTGGCGGCCCGGAAATGAGCATGGCCCGGGCAGCGAGTGGCATGCAGCAGGCGGCGCGGACCATGCAAGCGGCCCTGACTGGTGGCGGTGCAGCCCTGGCCGGCGCGGCGCGAGGCGCTGTCGACACTGGAGTGGTTGGCGCGCGAGGCGCCGTTGCGGCTGGCAGTGTGGGCGGGCGAGCGGCGGCGGCAACGGGCGGCGCTCTGCGGTCCGCTGGCGAAGCTGGGATTAACGCCATGCGCGACAATGCGGCCGTCAACGCGACCACTGCTCGCCGCAACGAGCAGACGCGGGTGGCCAATGTGGCCCGCGAGGCCGCTGGTCTGTCTCCAGAACAGGGAACCAACCCCCGCGAGGTACGGGCTCAGCTGGCGGCTGCAGGTGGGCTGCCCAGCCAGGCAGCCGCTGCAAGTAAGGCGCGTGCGGCCAGCGAAGGAGCAGCCCTCACAGCTGCCGACGCTGGTGCGGCGCGCAGCCACGCCGCTGCCTACAATGCCCAGGAACAGAACAAAGGCGTGACGACGCCCGGCTACGCCCCGAAGACCATGACGGATCAGCAGGCCCACAGTCAGCTCAAGGCAGCAGGTGGGCTGCCCAGCCAGCGCGGCGCTGCAGACGCCCGGTACAGCGCGGGGAACCCCATGAAGCCCACTGCTGGTGAGCAGGCGCGGGCCGACGCATCCAAACAGGGATACGGGCAGCCCTACCGGGATGCGAAGATGCAAGGTGGTGACGCCGGTTCTCTGCGAAAGGAGAATGACGCCCGCGCAGCGGCCCAGAAGGCGCGCCTGGCCGGCGGCGGCGAGATCAACGGCCGTGGCGATGCCTCAAGCCGCAGTCCGTCGTCGGGCGCCACGCCCTCAAGTGCAGGGCGAGATGCCGAGAAAAAAGTAGGGTAA